From Cydia fagiglandana chromosome 24, ilCydFagi1.1, whole genome shotgun sequence, a single genomic window includes:
- the LOC134676306 gene encoding putative pre-mRNA-splicing factor ATP-dependent RNA helicase PRP1 — protein sequence MSKRRIEVMDPFIKKKREEKAAAAAAKGEKGESSDSGATLGSAMPPTATSTPGVNPLTGLPHSQRYHELLRRRLGLPVWEYKNDFMRLLNTHQCVVLVGETGSGKTTQIPQWSVEFAAVTAGKSKGVACTQPRRVAAMSVAQRVAEEMDVVLGQQVGYSIRFEDCSGPHTLLKYMTDGMLLREAMSDPMLDQYRVILLDEAHERTLATDILMGVLKEVIKQRTDLKLVIMSATLDAGKFQQYFDNAPLMNVPGRTHPVEIFYTPQPERDYLEAAIRTVVQIHICEEIAGDILLFLTGQEEIEDACKRIKREIDNLGPDAGELKCIPLYSTLPPNLQQRIFEPAPPNRSNGAIGRKVVVSTNIAETSLTIDGVVFVIDPGFAKQKVYNPRIRVESLLVSPISKASAQQRAGRAGRTRPGKCFRLYTEKAYKNEMQDNTYPEILRSNLGSVVLQLKKLGIDDLVHFDFMDPPAPETLMRALELLNYLAALDDDGNLTDLGAVMAEFPLDPQLAKMLIASCNHNCSNEILSITAMLSVPQCFVRPNEARKAADEAKMRFAHIDGDHLTLLNVYHAFKQNMEDPHWCYDNFINYRSLKSGDNVRQQLSRIMDRFNLKRTSTEFTSKDYYINIRKALVNGFFMQVAHLERTGHYLTVKDNQIVQLHPSTCLDHKPDWVIYNEFVLTTKNYIRTVTDIKPEWLLKIAPQYYELNNFPVCEARRQLELLQARLDSKPYQEGF from the exons ATGTCCAAAAGGCGAATCGAAGTCATGGACCCCTTCATTAAAAAGAAAAG AGAGGAAAAGGCGGCTGCAGCAGCCGCTAAAGGGGAGAAGGGGGAGAGTTCAGACAGTGGGGCTACACTGGGCTCTGCCATGCCGCCTACTGCCACCAGCACGCCGGGAGTCAATCCGCTTACAG GTCTCCCGCACTCGCAGCGCTATCACGAGCTCCTTCGGCGCCGCCTCGGCCTCCCCGTGTGGGAGTACAAGAACGACTTCATGAGACTCCTCAACACGCACCAGTGCGTTGTGCTCGTCGGCGAAACCGGCTCCGGCAAGACCACACAAATACCACAGTGGAGCGTTGAGTTCGCTGCTGTCACCGCTGGAAAATCCAAAGGTGTCGCTTGCACCCAACCGAGGAGAGTAGCCGCTATGTCTGTAGCCCAGCGAGTCGCTGAGGAAATGGATGTGGTTCTCGGCCAGCAAGTCGGTTACAGCATCCGTTTCGAAGACTGCTCCGGACCACACACCTTACTCAAATACATGACAGACGGTATGTTGCTACGAGAAGCCATGTCTGACCCTATGTTAGATCAATACAGAGTGATTCTTCTTGACGAAGCTCACGAAAGGACGCTGGCTACAGATATATTGATGGGTGTGCTGAAAGAAGTTATCAAGCAGCGCACAGATTTGAAGCTAGTTATCATGTCAGCCACATTAGACGCTGGTAAATTCCAGCAGTACTTCGACAATGCTCCGCTCATGAACGTACCAGGTCGTACTCATCCTGTAGAGATATTCTACACACCGCAGCCTGAACGAGACTATCTAGAAGCAGCTATTCGTACTGTAGTCCAAATTCATATATGCGAAGAGATCGCTGGCGATATACTTCTATTCCTAACTGGTCAAGAAGAAATAGAAGACGCTTGTAAGCGAATTAAAAGAGAAATAGACAATTTAGGACCAGATGCGGGCGAGTTAAAATGTATACCGCTATATTCAACGTTGCCACCGAATCTGCAGCAGAGAATCTTTGAACCAGCGCCTCCGAACAGGTCAAATGGAGCGATAGGACGGAAGGTGGTTGTGTCGACCAATATTGCTGAGACTTCGCTGACCATTGATGGAGTGGTGTTCGTGATTGATCCAGGATTTGCGAAACAGAAGGTGTATAATCCTCGCATCAGAGTGGAGTCACTATTGGTGTCTCCAATTAGTAAG GCGTCGGCCCAGCAGCGCGCCGGCCGCGCGGGCCGCACCCGGCCCGGCAAGTGCTTCCGGCTCTACACGGAGAAGGCCTACAAGAACGAGATGCAGGACAACACCTACCCCGAGATCTTGAG ATCGAACTTAGGGTCTGTAGTTTTGCAGTTGAAGAAGCTGGGCATTGACGACCTGGTGCATTTTGACTTCATGGACCCGCCGGCCCCGGAGACCCTTATGAGAGCGTTGGAGTTACTCAACTATCTGGCCGCTTTAG ATGACGACGGCAACCTGACAGACCTCGGCGCGGTGATGGCGGAATTCCCTCTGGACCCCCAGCTGGCCAAGATGCTGATCGCGAGCTGCAATCACAACTGCTCCAACGAGATCCTCTCCATCACAGCCATGCTGTCTG TGCCCCAATGCTTCGTGAGGCCGAACGAGGCGCGGAAGGCCGCCGACGAGGCCAAGATGCGCTTCGCACACATCGACGGCGACCACCTTACGCTCCTCAACGTCTACCACGCCTTCAAGCAGA ACATGGAAGACCCTCACTGGTGCTATGACAACTTCATCAACTACCGCTCGCTGAAATCAGGAGACAACGTGCGACAACAGCTCTCCAGGATTATGGATAG gtttaatttgaAGAGGACAAGCACAGAGTTCACAAGCAAAGACTACTACATTAACATAAGGAAAGCGCTGGTCAATGGATTCTTCATGCAG GTGGCGCACTTAGAGCGCACGGGGCACTACCTCACCGTGAAGGACAACCAGATTGTCCAACTACACCCCTCCACGTGCCTCGACCACAAGCCCGACTGGGTCATCTACAACGAGTTCGTGCTCACCACCAAGAACTACATCAGAACTGTCACCGACATCAAAC CCGAATGGCTCCTAAAGATAGCCCCGCAGTACTATGAGCTAAACAATTTCCCCGTCTGCGAAGCCCGAAGGCAGCTAGAACTGCTGCAAGCGCGGTTGGACTCCAAACCCTACCAAGAAGGGTTCTAG
- the LOC134676318 gene encoding suppressor of cytokine signaling 1-like: MGQQTSRKSGECSCGCGFERRRYAESPSSVQRYVSAVTDRWSTRECSCRRRGRRPACVCTAYRRVSVADAIADDRLAAVITLGARDLRRELDTIVLNREGDNPTDNSTAEVYVLSVAPRSDSESSQDGRRSELTQASDGSIRLHPHFQVVCGGELRALLLRAPLPGPLGAQHPIPAKVHTQVDYIHCLVPDLQQITACSFYWGKMDRYEAERLLDNKPEGTFLLRDSAQEDHLFSVSFRKYGRSLHARIEHYQHRFSFDSHDPAVFAAPTVTRLIEHYKDPACVMFFEPMLTAPLPRTSPFSLQQLARAVIVSHTSYDGVEKLPLPPRMRAYLKEYHYRQRVRVRRLEPELFPHLS, encoded by the exons ATGGGACAACAGACTTCAAGGAAGA gcGGCGAGTGCTCTTGCGGCTGCGGCTTCGAGCGGCGGCGCTACGCGGAGTCTCCGAGCAGCGTGCAGAGATACGTCAGCGCTGTCACTGACAG ATGGTCGACCCGCGAGTGCTCGTGCCGGCGGCGCGGCCGGAGGCCGGCGTGCGTGTGCACGGCGTACCGCCGCGTCAGCGTCGCCGACGCCATCGCCGACGACCG ATTGGCGGCAGTCATAACGCTCGGGGCTAGGGATCTACGCAGAGAGCTGGACACCATCGTCTTAAACCGAG AAGGCGACAATCCGACAGACAACTCTACTGCCGAGGTTTACGTTCTCTCAGTGGCTCCCAGGTC AGATTCCGAGTCATCACAAGACGGGAGAAGGAGCGAACTCACACAAGCTAGCGATGGCTCCATACGGTTACACCCACACTTCCAG GTGGTGTGCGGCGGCGAGCTGCGCGCCCTGCTGCTCCGCGCGCCGCTCCCGGGCCCGCTCGGCGCGCAACACCCTATACCAGCTAAAGTCCACACGCAG GTGGACTACATACATTGCCTAGTACCCGACCTGCAACAGATCACAGCCTGCTCGTTCTACTGGGGCAAGATGGACCGCTACGAAGCCGAGCGACTACTGGACAATAAGCCTGAAG GCACATTCCTCCTCCGCGACTCTGCGCAGGAAGACCACCTGTTCTCTGTGTCGTTCCGCAAGTATGGCCGCTCGCTCCACGCCAGGATCGAGCACTACCAGCACCGCTTCAGCTTCGACTCCCACGACCCGGCCGTGTTCGCCGCACCCACGGTCACGAGGCTCATAGAGCACTACAAG GACCCGGCGTGCGTGATGTTCTTCGAGCCGATGCTGACGGCGCCGCTCCCCCGCACGAGCCCCTTCAGCCTGCAGCAGCTCGCCCGCGCTGTGATCGTCTCCCACACCAGCTACGACG gcGTAGAAAAGCTGCCCCTCCCGCCGCGCATGCGCGCGTACCTAAAGGAGTACCACTACAGGCAGCGCGTGCGCGTGCGCCGCCTCGAGCCCGAGCTGTTCCCCCATCTATCCTAG